Proteins from one Tardibacter chloracetimidivorans genomic window:
- the cueR gene encoding Cu(I)-responsive transcriptional regulator, which produces MNIGETSRQSGVSERMIRHYEKIGLIPAPARRGAGYRDYGERDLHRLRFIANARDLGFPIEEIRTLLSLWADTGRASAEVKRLALARADEFQRKAEALTALRDTLIDLAERCQGDERPDCPIIAELAAARSA; this is translated from the coding sequence GTGAACATCGGCGAGACGTCACGGCAGAGCGGCGTCTCTGAGCGGATGATCCGCCATTATGAAAAGATCGGCCTCATCCCGGCGCCGGCGCGTCGGGGTGCTGGCTATCGTGACTATGGCGAGCGCGACCTCCATCGCCTCCGGTTTATCGCCAATGCCCGCGATCTCGGCTTCCCGATCGAGGAGATCCGCACGTTGCTCAGCCTTTGGGCCGATACCGGCCGTGCCAGCGCGGAGGTGAAGCGGCTTGCCCTTGCCCGCGCCGATGAGTTTCAGCGCAAAGCCGAGGCGTTGACGGCGCTGCGCGACACGCTAATCGACCTGGCCGAGCGCTGCCAAGGCGACGAGCGGCCGGATTGTCCGATCATCGCCGAACTGGCCGCGGCCCGATCCGCATAG
- a CDS encoding MBL fold metallo-hydrolase RNA specificity domain-containing protein, with protein MQKRKKRHHSRVTIFEREARIDLAKRPADGLGVAFLGASGTVTGSRYLVDDGETQIVVDSGLFQGPRDLRRLNWASIPPEVADVGQVLLTHAHLDHSGALPRMARLGWDGTVLATRATAALCELLLPDSGHLQEKDAEFANQHGFSRHQPALPLYTQADARLALQLFRPIEFGAWHAVTDGIRVRYHRAGHILGAASIEIDWKGRTILFSGDIGRYGDAVMKDPEPPARADYVLVESTYGDRRHEQVDPTKTLGDHVERCVERGGTVVIPAFAVGRVQSLLYHFSRLRAQGRLRDIPIFLDSPMAINASGLMCDFMDEHRLARAECEAACSVAHYVREVEESKELTANPAPKVIISASGMATGGRVLHHLKRFAPDGKNLILFSGFQAAGTRGAAMIGGARTIKIHGEYIPVEADVANLTMLSAHADSDELMRWLGSLQEPPRHVYVTHGEPTGAQVLAKRVSEDLGWACSVPALGSWGMLA; from the coding sequence ATGCAAAAGAGAAAGAAACGGCACCATTCCCGCGTGACCATCTTCGAGCGTGAAGCAAGGATCGATCTGGCCAAGCGCCCGGCCGATGGTCTCGGCGTTGCCTTTCTCGGCGCATCGGGAACGGTCACAGGGTCGCGTTATCTGGTGGACGATGGTGAAACTCAGATCGTGGTCGATTCCGGCCTGTTTCAGGGACCCAGGGATCTGCGCCGCCTTAATTGGGCATCGATCCCACCCGAAGTCGCGGATGTCGGCCAGGTGCTGCTGACCCACGCCCATCTCGATCACTCGGGCGCACTACCGCGCATGGCGCGCCTGGGCTGGGACGGGACCGTCCTTGCCACGCGGGCGACCGCGGCCCTGTGCGAGCTCCTTCTTCCCGACAGCGGCCATCTGCAGGAAAAGGATGCGGAGTTCGCCAACCAGCACGGCTTCTCCAGGCACCAGCCGGCGCTGCCCCTCTACACCCAGGCCGACGCGCGTCTGGCATTGCAGCTCTTCCGCCCGATCGAGTTCGGAGCGTGGCATGCAGTCACGGACGGCATCAGGGTGCGCTACCATCGCGCCGGCCACATCCTCGGCGCGGCGTCGATCGAGATCGACTGGAAGGGGCGGACAATCCTCTTCTCAGGCGACATCGGCCGTTACGGCGATGCGGTGATGAAGGATCCCGAGCCGCCCGCGCGCGCCGACTATGTCCTAGTGGAATCGACCTATGGCGATCGGCGCCACGAGCAGGTCGATCCGACAAAGACGCTTGGAGATCATGTCGAACGATGCGTCGAGAGAGGCGGGACGGTGGTGATTCCGGCCTTCGCCGTGGGACGGGTTCAGTCGCTTCTCTATCATTTCTCGCGTCTGCGCGCGCAGGGACGCCTCCGCGACATCCCGATCTTCCTCGACAGCCCGATGGCGATCAACGCGAGCGGGCTGATGTGCGATTTCATGGACGAGCATCGCCTGGCCCGCGCCGAGTGCGAAGCGGCGTGCAGCGTCGCGCACTATGTGCGCGAAGTGGAGGAATCCAAGGAACTCACCGCCAACCCCGCTCCCAAGGTCATCATCTCGGCCAGTGGAATGGCAACGGGCGGCCGCGTGCTCCACCATCTCAAGCGCTTCGCGCCGGATGGGAAGAACCTCATCCTCTTCTCAGGCTTCCAGGCGGCGGGCACCCGCGGCGCCGCCATGATCGGGGGCGCCCGGACGATCAAGATCCACGGCGAGTATATCCCGGTCGAAGCCGATGTCGCCAACCTGACGATGCTTTCGGCGCATGCCGACAGCGACGAGCTCATGCGCTGGCTCGGGTCGCTGCAAGAGCCCCCGCGCCATGTCTATGTCACGCATGGCGAGCCGACCGGCGCCCAGGTCCTGGCGAAGCGTGTCTCGGAGGATCTGGGCTGGGCATGCAGCGTACCGGCGCTGGGTAGCTGGGGCATGCTCGCGTGA
- a CDS encoding thymidine phosphorylase family protein, with amino-acid sequence MKPGIIEDAEVEPVATTLRAHRLGLSAAGGDLIAVMRQDCPVCRSEGLASRAQVALHAGGREIVVSLLHSSAEAPAPGEIGLSESAWRRLGVSEGDPVEIAHAQPLASLAEVRRRIYGNRLSEGAFSAIMTDIAERRYSDVHLSAFITACSAVPLDTDETISLTRAMVDVGERLQWSGAVIVDKHSVGGLPGNRTTPIIVSIMAAEGLIMPKTSSRAITSPAGTADTMEVLAPVDLDVSAIRKVVEREGGCIAWGGAVNLSPADDVIIGVERVLDIDAVGQMVASVLSKKIAAGATHLVIDIPVGPTAKVRGTDAADTLERALSSVAQAFGLRTRVMRGPGAEPIGRGIGPALEAQDILAVLQGQPGAEDLAHRACELAGGLLELADAAPAGEGYARARACLESGGAWAKFQRICEAQGGMRAPPVARFQQDMIAPYSGRLVSIDNRKLATVAKLAGAPVAKAAGVALQCRLNQMVDAGAPLCSIHAESPGELDYAAAYAVSDGPIFGIEAL; translated from the coding sequence GTGAAGCCCGGGATCATCGAGGACGCCGAAGTAGAGCCTGTCGCGACGACGCTGCGGGCACACCGCCTCGGCCTGTCGGCTGCCGGAGGTGATCTGATCGCGGTCATGCGCCAAGACTGTCCCGTCTGCCGCTCGGAAGGTCTCGCGTCGCGCGCGCAGGTCGCGCTGCACGCCGGCGGGCGGGAAATCGTCGTCTCGCTGCTGCACAGTTCCGCGGAGGCTCCAGCGCCCGGCGAGATCGGCCTGTCCGAATCCGCATGGCGGCGGCTCGGCGTCAGCGAGGGCGATCCGGTCGAGATCGCGCACGCCCAGCCTCTCGCCTCGCTCGCCGAAGTGCGTCGGCGCATCTATGGCAATCGTCTCAGTGAAGGGGCTTTTTCAGCGATCATGACCGACATCGCCGAGCGACGCTATAGCGATGTCCATCTCTCGGCGTTCATCACGGCATGCTCAGCGGTCCCGCTCGATACGGACGAAACGATCAGCCTGACCAGGGCGATGGTCGATGTCGGCGAGCGATTGCAGTGGTCCGGAGCGGTCATCGTCGACAAGCATAGCGTCGGTGGATTGCCGGGCAATCGCACCACGCCGATCATCGTCTCGATCATGGCCGCGGAGGGCCTGATCATGCCCAAGACATCGTCGCGGGCGATCACCTCGCCGGCCGGCACGGCGGACACGATGGAGGTGCTTGCACCTGTCGACCTCGACGTTTCCGCCATCCGCAAGGTGGTCGAGCGCGAAGGCGGCTGCATCGCCTGGGGCGGCGCCGTCAATCTCAGCCCGGCCGACGATGTGATCATCGGCGTTGAACGAGTGCTCGATATCGATGCCGTAGGGCAGATGGTCGCCTCGGTGCTGTCCAAGAAAATCGCGGCCGGTGCGACCCATCTGGTCATCGATATCCCGGTCGGGCCGACCGCCAAGGTACGCGGAACCGATGCCGCCGATACGCTCGAGCGCGCGCTGAGCTCGGTCGCCCAAGCCTTCGGGCTTCGCACGCGCGTGATGCGCGGCCCCGGCGCGGAGCCGATCGGACGGGGCATCGGCCCGGCGCTCGAGGCGCAGGATATCCTTGCCGTCCTCCAGGGGCAGCCGGGCGCCGAGGATCTCGCCCACCGGGCCTGCGAGCTGGCGGGAGGACTGCTTGAGCTCGCTGACGCGGCCCCGGCCGGCGAAGGCTATGCGCGTGCGCGGGCGTGTCTCGAAAGCGGCGGGGCCTGGGCCAAGTTCCAACGTATCTGCGAAGCGCAGGGCGGCATGCGGGCTCCACCGGTCGCCCGGTTTCAGCAGGATATGATCGCTCCCTATAGCGGCCGCCTGGTGAGTATCGACAATCGCAAGCTCGCGACGGTCGCGAAGCTCGCCGGCGCGCCGGTGGCCAAGGCCGCTGGCGTCGCACTGCAGTGTCGGCTGAACCAGATGGTGGATGCCGGGGCTCCCTTGTGTAGCATTCATGCCGAGAGCCCGGGCGAGCTCGACTATGCGGCGGCCTATGCCGTGAGCGACGGGCCGATCTTCGGGATTGAAGCGCTATGA
- a CDS encoding helix-turn-helix transcriptional regulator: protein MANRIKDCGRLDDLTRFATDCQRAETLGDLHGTIDAAVRDLGFRWFTLLHNIDLRRGDEQSLFLTTYPSAWLEEVLEERHYIEDPIHAACARTPSGLAWDRVGDVLELTPRQRGILDRARDHDLASGYSLPIRTPGEPEAIFTAARSRDEPLSAEEVLTARLLGSVAYDRARELLGERAGPLACVPLSPRQVECIALVAQGKSDWEIGQILGLSRDTVHEYVESARRRYGVRRRTQLVLRAVRDGHLNMEALL, encoded by the coding sequence ATGGCGAACAGGATAAAAGACTGCGGCCGCCTTGATGATCTCACGCGCTTTGCGACGGACTGTCAGCGTGCTGAAACCCTTGGCGATCTGCATGGCACGATCGATGCCGCCGTGCGCGATCTTGGCTTCCGCTGGTTCACGCTGCTTCACAATATCGACCTTCGGCGCGGCGACGAGCAAAGCCTGTTCCTCACAACCTATCCGTCGGCCTGGCTCGAGGAAGTTCTAGAAGAACGCCACTATATCGAAGATCCCATTCATGCGGCCTGCGCACGTACGCCCTCTGGACTGGCCTGGGACCGTGTCGGCGACGTGCTGGAGCTCACGCCGCGCCAGCGAGGCATCCTTGACCGCGCCCGGGATCATGACCTTGCATCGGGCTACAGTTTGCCGATCCGGACTCCGGGCGAGCCCGAGGCGATCTTCACTGCGGCCCGATCACGCGACGAGCCGCTGAGTGCAGAAGAGGTTCTGACCGCCCGTCTGCTCGGCTCGGTCGCTTATGATCGGGCGCGCGAGCTGCTTGGCGAAAGGGCAGGGCCATTGGCCTGCGTCCCTCTCAGCCCTCGCCAGGTCGAATGCATCGCGCTCGTCGCGCAAGGCAAAAGCGACTGGGAGATCGGCCAGATCCTCGGCCTCAGCCGCGACACCGTGCACGAATATGTTGAATCGGCCCGCAGGCGTTATGGCGTGCGACGACGCACGCAGCTGGTGCTGCGCGCGGTTCGCGATGGTCATCTCAACATGGAAGCGCTGCTCTGA
- a CDS encoding acyl-homoserine-lactone synthase, whose translation MHIGTGFSQAMEHRLFRSMFEERKRVFVDLLRWDVPVIAGRYEIDQFDNDRAVYIVVTGDDGEHRASARLLPTTHEHILGTIFPDLCEEAPPRGSAILEITRFCLARKLRARERLELRNQLVTALVEYALANQIHSFTGVAEWPWFQQILGFGWTCRPLGLPTSEQGRSLVALQIDVDDRTREQLRASGIFRPVGLADLPAAA comes from the coding sequence ATGCACATCGGGACCGGCTTTTCGCAAGCCATGGAACACCGCCTGTTTCGCTCCATGTTCGAGGAGCGCAAGCGGGTCTTCGTCGATCTTCTTCGCTGGGACGTTCCGGTCATCGCCGGTCGCTACGAGATCGATCAGTTCGACAATGATCGCGCCGTCTACATCGTTGTTACCGGGGACGACGGGGAACACCGGGCATCCGCACGGCTTCTGCCGACCACGCACGAGCATATTCTCGGCACGATCTTCCCGGATCTTTGCGAGGAAGCGCCGCCGCGCGGCAGTGCTATCCTGGAAATCACCCGCTTTTGCCTTGCGCGAAAATTGCGCGCCCGGGAGCGTCTCGAGCTGCGCAATCAGCTGGTCACCGCGCTCGTCGAATATGCCCTCGCCAACCAGATCCACAGCTTCACCGGGGTCGCCGAGTGGCCGTGGTTCCAGCAGATCCTGGGTTTCGGCTGGACTTGCCGACCATTGGGTCTTCCCACGTCCGAGCAAGGGCGAAGTCTCGTCGCCTTGCAAATCGATGTGGACGACCGAACGCGCGAGCAGCTGCGCGCGAGCGGCATTTTCCGCCCTGTCGGCCTTGCCGATCTTCCCGCCGCAGCATGA
- a CDS encoding ribose-phosphate pyrophosphokinase: protein MNRPVLFALPGSEALAQPLSAALDAEVGTIEHRQFPDGETYLRVGNDVSDREVILLSSLDHPDAKLLPLLFAADTARDLGARRIGLVAPYLAYMRQDIRFHAGEAVTSRTFAAILSRHLDWLVTVDPHLHRYHELSEIYRIPTQVVHAAPFLASWIKRNVARPLIIGPDLESEQWVSQVAADADAPFLVCEKIRSGDRHVTISIPNAPAFLDRQPVLVDDIASSGRTLTEAARQLVGMGFARPDCVVVHPLFAGDAAQVLGGLVERIVSTNAVAHASNDIDVMPAIAEAVRHRIEWRAARQF, encoded by the coding sequence ATGAACCGTCCCGTCCTGTTCGCGCTGCCTGGCAGCGAGGCCCTGGCACAGCCGCTATCCGCCGCGCTCGATGCAGAGGTCGGCACGATCGAGCATCGTCAGTTTCCTGACGGGGAAACCTATCTCAGGGTCGGAAACGACGTCAGCGACCGCGAGGTCATCCTGCTGTCCAGTCTCGATCATCCGGACGCCAAGCTGTTGCCGCTGCTGTTCGCAGCCGACACCGCGCGCGATCTTGGCGCTCGCAGGATCGGGCTCGTCGCCCCTTACCTCGCTTACATGCGCCAGGACATACGCTTCCATGCCGGCGAGGCGGTGACGTCGCGAACCTTTGCTGCGATCCTGTCTCGCCATCTCGACTGGCTGGTGACGGTCGATCCGCATCTCCATCGCTACCATGAATTGTCGGAAATCTACCGCATCCCAACCCAGGTTGTTCATGCCGCGCCGTTTTTGGCCTCGTGGATCAAGCGCAATGTCGCTCGCCCGCTGATCATCGGTCCGGACCTGGAAAGCGAACAGTGGGTCTCGCAGGTGGCGGCCGATGCCGATGCTCCGTTTCTCGTGTGCGAGAAAATCCGATCCGGCGACCGTCACGTCACCATCTCGATTCCGAATGCCCCAGCGTTTCTCGATCGCCAGCCGGTGCTGGTCGACGATATCGCCTCATCCGGTCGGACCCTCACCGAGGCGGCGCGCCAACTGGTCGGCATGGGGTTCGCGCGACCGGATTGCGTGGTCGTGCATCCGCTTTTTGCCGGCGATGCAGCGCAGGTTCTGGGTGGGCTTGTCGAAAGGATCGTCAGCACGAACGCGGTTGCACATGCGTCGAATGATATAGACGTCATGCCAGCGATCGCGGAGGCCGTTCGCCACCGGATTGAATGGCGTGCTGCGCGTCAGTTCTAA
- a CDS encoding heavy metal translocating P-type ATPase — protein MNETHGAAHGGGCCGSHGAAKPAAGVKDPVCGMTVDPAITAHHAEHGGESYHFCSAGCRTKFIADPERYLGPPTPPVAAPEGTIWTCPMHPEIRQDHPGSCPICGMALEPATVTADSGPSHELVDFTRRFWVGLVLALPVLILEMGAHVFPAIHRLVPMSISVWIQFVLATPVVLWAGWPFFERGWASLKTRNFNMFTLIAMGTGVAWIYSVIATLAPQLFPPAFRGEDGMVAVYFEAAAVITVLVLLGQMLELRARERTSGAIKALLNLAPKTARRIGSDGNEEEISLDLVAVGDRLRVRPGEKVPVDGVVEDGRSSLDESMVTGESMPVTKAKADTVIGGTLNQTGALVIVADKVGRDTMLARIVQMVAEAQRSRAPIQRMADQVSGWFVPVVIAVAAVAFIAWGIWGPEPRFAYGLVAAVAVLIIACPCALGLATPMSIMVGVGRGAGLGVLIKNAEALEHMEKVDTLVVDKTGTLTEGRPAVTQVVPAPGFDEAELLRLAASVERASEHPLALAIVEAAKDRGIATSDVTDFDSPTGRGALGTVDGCRIVLGNARFLGDEGVATEALADQADALRRDGATAIFIGVDGTVGGAFAIADPVKATTPEALATLKAEGIRVVMLTGDNRTTAEAVARRLGIDEVEAEVLPDQKSAVVAKFKREGRVVAMAGDGVNDAPALAAADVGIAMGSGTDVAIESAGVTLLKGDLTGIVRARRLSQATMSNIRQNLVFAFIYNVAGVPVAAGALYPLFGILLSPIIAAAAMALSSVSVVTNALRLNRKAL, from the coding sequence ATGAACGAGACACATGGAGCGGCGCATGGCGGCGGTTGCTGCGGCAGCCACGGCGCTGCGAAACCAGCGGCTGGCGTCAAGGACCCGGTCTGCGGCATGACCGTCGATCCTGCGATCACTGCGCACCATGCCGAGCATGGCGGTGAAAGCTATCATTTCTGCAGCGCGGGCTGCCGGACCAAATTCATCGCCGATCCCGAGCGCTATCTCGGCCCGCCGACGCCGCCGGTCGCGGCGCCCGAAGGCACGATCTGGACCTGCCCGATGCATCCCGAGATCCGCCAGGACCATCCCGGGTCCTGTCCGATCTGCGGCATGGCGCTCGAACCCGCGACCGTGACCGCCGACAGCGGCCCCAGCCACGAGCTAGTCGATTTCACGCGGCGCTTCTGGGTCGGCCTCGTGCTGGCTCTCCCGGTGCTGATCCTCGAGATGGGCGCGCATGTCTTTCCCGCGATCCATCGCCTCGTGCCGATGTCTATCTCGGTATGGATCCAGTTCGTGCTGGCGACACCCGTCGTGCTGTGGGCGGGCTGGCCGTTCTTCGAGCGTGGCTGGGCCTCGCTCAAGACCCGCAACTTCAACATGTTCACCCTGATCGCGATGGGGACCGGGGTCGCCTGGATCTACAGCGTCATCGCGACGCTCGCGCCTCAGCTGTTCCCGCCGGCCTTCCGCGGCGAGGACGGCATGGTTGCCGTCTATTTCGAGGCGGCCGCGGTGATCACCGTCCTCGTGCTGCTCGGCCAGATGCTCGAACTGCGCGCGCGGGAACGCACCTCGGGCGCGATCAAGGCGCTGCTCAACCTTGCACCAAAGACCGCGCGCCGGATCGGTTCTGATGGGAACGAAGAGGAAATCAGCCTTGATCTGGTTGCGGTGGGCGACCGCCTGCGGGTGCGGCCGGGCGAGAAGGTGCCGGTCGACGGCGTAGTCGAGGACGGCCGCTCCTCGCTCGACGAGTCGATGGTCACCGGCGAATCCATGCCCGTCACCAAGGCAAAGGCCGACACAGTGATCGGCGGCACGCTCAACCAGACCGGTGCGCTGGTGATCGTCGCCGACAAGGTCGGCCGCGATACCATGCTCGCACGCATCGTCCAGATGGTCGCTGAGGCGCAGCGCTCGCGCGCGCCGATCCAGCGCATGGCCGATCAGGTGTCGGGCTGGTTTGTGCCCGTGGTCATCGCGGTCGCGGCCGTCGCGTTCATCGCCTGGGGCATCTGGGGTCCCGAGCCGCGCTTCGCCTATGGGCTGGTGGCGGCGGTCGCCGTGCTGATCATCGCCTGTCCCTGCGCACTGGGGCTGGCAACGCCGATGTCGATCATGGTCGGGGTCGGCCGCGGCGCCGGGCTCGGTGTCCTCATCAAAAATGCCGAAGCACTCGAGCATATGGAGAAGGTCGACACTCTCGTCGTCGACAAGACAGGCACGCTGACCGAAGGCCGGCCTGCCGTCACCCAGGTCGTGCCGGCGCCCGGCTTCGACGAAGCCGAGCTGCTGCGTCTTGCCGCCTCGGTCGAGCGGGCGTCCGAGCATCCGCTCGCGCTGGCGATCGTCGAGGCCGCCAAGGATCGCGGCATCGCCACGAGCGACGTCACCGACTTCGACTCGCCGACCGGGCGCGGCGCGCTCGGCACTGTCGATGGCTGCAGGATCGTTCTCGGCAACGCGCGGTTCCTCGGTGACGAGGGCGTCGCCACCGAGGCGCTCGCCGACCAGGCCGACGCGCTGCGCCGGGATGGCGCCACCGCGATCTTCATCGGGGTCGACGGCACAGTCGGCGGCGCCTTCGCGATCGCCGATCCGGTGAAGGCCACGACACCAGAAGCGCTCGCCACGCTCAAGGCGGAGGGCATTCGCGTGGTCATGCTGACAGGCGACAACCGCACGACGGCGGAAGCGGTCGCCCGGCGTCTGGGCATCGACGAGGTGGAGGCCGAGGTGCTGCCCGATCAGAAGAGCGCCGTGGTCGCGAAGTTCAAGCGCGAGGGGCGGGTGGTCGCCATGGCCGGCGACGGTGTCAACGACGCCCCCGCGTTGGCCGCCGCCGACGTCGGCATCGCCATGGGTTCCGGCACCGACGTCGCGATCGAGAGCGCTGGCGTCACGCTGCTCAAGGGCGACCTGACTGGCATCGTCCGGGCGCGGCGGCTCAGCCAAGCGACCATGTCGAACATCCGCCAGAATCTCGTCTTCGCCTTCATCTACAATGTCGCGGGCGTGCCCGTAGCGGCGGGTGCGCTCTATCCGCTGTTCGGTATTCTGCTCTCGCCCATTATCGCGGCGGCGGCGATGGCGCTCTCTTCGGTGAGCGTGGTCACCAACGCGCTGCGCCTCAACCGGAAAGCACTGTGA
- a CDS encoding LuxR family transcriptional regulator yields MMIGLGQVQDFCAVAGAIKDATALSDLMAEITKAMGFRHYALVHHVDLKPAVRSVHIVDYPQDWVERFQARRLYASDPIHRASHRTNVGFAWSAVQSIISLTAADRSILAEAYEAGLGDGFTVPAHIPGELNGSCSFAMAAGEMLDHRQLPFVQLVGSFAFEAARKISRIHAPQSECPSLTERQAECVALVARGKTDWEISQILGIGQETVIQHVKDARDRYGVTKRTLLAIRALFEGQISFADVFGR; encoded by the coding sequence ATGATGATCGGGCTTGGGCAAGTTCAGGATTTCTGCGCTGTCGCTGGCGCGATCAAGGACGCTACGGCCTTGTCTGACCTGATGGCCGAAATCACGAAGGCCATGGGCTTTCGGCACTATGCCCTGGTCCATCATGTCGACCTGAAGCCTGCGGTTCGCTCGGTCCACATCGTCGACTATCCGCAAGACTGGGTGGAGCGCTTCCAGGCGAGACGCCTCTATGCGAGCGACCCGATCCACCGCGCCAGCCATCGCACCAATGTGGGCTTTGCCTGGTCGGCGGTTCAGTCGATCATCTCTCTGACGGCCGCCGATCGCTCGATCCTGGCAGAAGCCTACGAGGCCGGGCTGGGCGACGGCTTCACCGTTCCGGCCCATATTCCTGGCGAGCTCAATGGATCCTGTTCCTTCGCGATGGCGGCGGGCGAGATGCTCGACCATCGGCAGCTGCCGTTCGTGCAGCTCGTCGGCAGCTTCGCGTTCGAAGCGGCACGCAAGATTTCCCGGATCCACGCGCCGCAATCCGAATGCCCGAGCCTGACCGAAAGGCAGGCCGAATGCGTGGCGCTGGTCGCGCGGGGCAAGACCGATTGGGAGATCAGCCAGATCCTCGGCATCGGCCAGGAAACGGTGATCCAGCATGTGAAGGATGCGCGCGACCGCTATGGCGTCACCAAGCGCACCCTCCTCGCCATTCGCGCCTTGTTCGAAGGGCAAATCAGCTTTGCCGATGTGTTCGGCCGATGA
- a CDS encoding response regulator transcription factor, translating into MGNKRVVHIVDDEETIRKALSFTLRTAGFAVEAYASGPEFLLSAEDAEKGCVVLDMHMPDMDGLQVQAELTRRGIDMPVVVLTGNGDPTLAVQAMKAGAADFLAKPVEKAALLGAIDRGFSWLESIARRASEQADALSKAARLTQRERAVLRGISRGYPNSLIADELGVTSRTVELHRASLMIKLNAQSLPDLLRIAFAVDLHESTENGHP; encoded by the coding sequence ATGGGGAACAAGCGCGTCGTGCATATCGTCGATGACGAAGAGACAATACGAAAAGCACTAAGTTTCACGTTGCGGACCGCAGGGTTTGCCGTAGAAGCCTACGCTTCGGGGCCGGAGTTTCTGTTGAGCGCAGAGGACGCCGAGAAAGGCTGCGTGGTTCTCGACATGCACATGCCCGACATGGACGGCCTGCAGGTTCAGGCGGAGCTGACGCGACGCGGTATCGACATGCCCGTCGTGGTGCTGACGGGCAATGGCGATCCTACGCTCGCCGTACAGGCGATGAAGGCGGGCGCTGCCGACTTTCTCGCCAAACCGGTCGAGAAGGCCGCATTGCTCGGCGCGATCGACCGCGGCTTCAGCTGGCTTGAGAGTATAGCCCGTCGTGCCTCCGAACAGGCCGACGCTCTTTCGAAAGCCGCGAGACTGACGCAGCGCGAACGGGCCGTTCTGAGAGGAATTTCGCGAGGCTATCCAAATAGCCTTATCGCAGATGAACTCGGCGTCACGTCGCGCACGGTCGAGCTGCATCGGGCCAGTCTGATGATCAAACTCAACGCGCAAAGCCTGCCCGACCTGTTGCGGATCGCTTTCGCCGTCGACCTGCACGAATCGACCGAAAACGGGCACCCCTAA
- a CDS encoding class I SAM-dependent methyltransferase, with translation MQPYTPPLGNGSTQDYDRAIRLWTRERRWREAMLAALAPRGGETIVDIGCGTGSFALLLKRDEPSARVIGLDPDAEALDIARRKAAAMVADVDWRQGFATDLPEQSADAVVSSLVLHQMPLDMKAATLRAMYAILRPGGRLVIADYGRQRGFMRLAFRLTVQRLDGVSDTQPNAEGVLPRLIALAGFEHIAEPFKISTITGAIQLFTASRPASILSRAVANDLG, from the coding sequence ATGCAGCCGTACACACCGCCGCTCGGAAACGGGTCCACTCAGGATTATGACCGCGCGATCCGGCTTTGGACGCGGGAACGGCGGTGGCGCGAGGCGATGCTCGCCGCGCTCGCGCCGAGAGGCGGCGAGACGATCGTTGATATAGGCTGTGGTACGGGCAGCTTCGCCTTGCTGCTCAAGCGCGACGAACCCAGCGCGCGCGTGATTGGTCTCGATCCCGATGCGGAGGCGCTCGACATCGCCCGACGCAAGGCCGCAGCGATGGTTGCCGATGTCGACTGGCGCCAAGGCTTCGCGACGGATCTGCCCGAACAGAGTGCAGATGCCGTCGTATCGAGCCTTGTACTTCATCAGATGCCGCTGGACATGAAGGCGGCCACCCTTCGCGCCATGTACGCGATCCTTCGCCCCGGTGGTCGCCTAGTCATTGCCGATTATGGTCGCCAGCGCGGATTCATGCGCTTGGCCTTTCGGCTAACCGTTCAGCGTCTCGACGGCGTCAGCGATACCCAACCCAACGCCGAAGGCGTTCTCCCGAGATTGATCGCGCTGGCAGGTTTCGAGCATATTGCCGAACCGTTCAAGATCTCGACGATCACCGGGGCGATCCAACTGTTCACCGCGAGCCGTCCGGCATCGATTCTGAGCCGAGCCGTCGCAAACGATCTCGGCTGA
- a CDS encoding DUF2933 domain-containing protein, with protein sequence MGEHDHRMRKRGKIVLIGFLLVASFFLLTEHTAHFLGVLPYLILLACPLMHLFMHRGHGGHQHGHEPGQAPAGLPANPNGRIEGESR encoded by the coding sequence ATGGGCGAACATGACCATCGCATGCGCAAGCGCGGCAAGATCGTTCTGATCGGCTTCCTGCTCGTCGCTAGCTTCTTCCTCCTCACCGAGCATACCGCGCACTTCCTGGGTGTGCTGCCCTATCTCATCCTGCTCGCCTGCCCGCTCATGCACCTGTTCATGCACCGCGGCCATGGTGGGCATCAGCATGGCCATGAGCCCGGTCAGGCACCCGCCGGCTTACCGGCCAATCCCAACGGCCGCATCGAAGGAGAGTCGCGATGA